A stretch of Mesorhizobium sp. M2A.F.Ca.ET.046.03.2.1 DNA encodes these proteins:
- a CDS encoding TIM barrel protein has product MRQVSPRFALDHMAAPRLDVSALFALARDQGLTDVQIRYPHFSNPVARGIPAADVRFAATEAGVTIISVNALQRFNDWTPTRQAEASNLADYATACGAETLVLVPANRSSWPTNSERQDNLRFALNEIKPILQSRGLIGLIEPLGFRTCSLRSKKEAAEAVAAVDGQSVFRLVHDTFHHTLAGETCLFCELTGLVHISSVNDPTFWIYPDRFLAGSDNGSQIQALLDGGYAGPFSFELIEEVHSLDDLAGALAASIDFIRRGLLSSK; this is encoded by the coding sequence ATGCGCCAGGTATCGCCCCGCTTTGCACTCGATCACATGGCGGCGCCCCGCCTTGACGTCAGTGCGCTTTTCGCGCTTGCCCGTGACCAAGGCCTGACCGACGTCCAAATCCGTTACCCTCATTTCAGCAATCCTGTCGCACGCGGCATTCCGGCTGCGGACGTTCGGTTTGCCGCTACCGAAGCGGGCGTCACGATCATCTCTGTCAACGCCTTGCAGCGGTTCAACGACTGGACTCCAACGCGTCAGGCCGAGGCAAGCAACCTCGCCGATTATGCGACGGCGTGCGGGGCAGAGACGCTCGTGTTGGTGCCGGCCAACCGCAGCTCGTGGCCCACCAATAGCGAGCGCCAGGACAATCTTCGTTTCGCTCTAAACGAGATCAAGCCAATCCTCCAGTCGCGGGGTCTGATCGGTCTCATCGAGCCGCTGGGTTTCCGAACCTGCTCGCTTCGATCAAAGAAGGAAGCGGCCGAGGCCGTTGCCGCGGTTGATGGCCAGTCCGTCTTTCGCCTCGTGCACGACACGTTCCACCACACCCTGGCCGGGGAGACATGCCTGTTCTGCGAGCTTACCGGCCTGGTGCACATTTCAAGCGTAAACGACCCGACCTTCTGGATTTACCCCGATCGCTTTCTTGCAGGTTCCGACAATGGCAGCCAGATTCAGGCGCTGCTGGATGGCGGCTACGCGGGACCTTTCTCGTTCGAGCTGATCGAGGAAGTCCATTCTCTGGACGATCTCGCAGGCGCACTTGCCGCCAGCATCGACTTTATCCGGCGAGGGCTATTGTCGTCAAAGTAG
- a CDS encoding LysR family transcriptional regulator, giving the protein MRFKGLDLNLLVVLDALLTERNLSAAARRINLSQPAMSAAVARLRDYFRDELFTIRGRERFLTPRAAAFAPAVRDALQHIQCSIISSDPFDPARADRLFRIILSDFVTLVFFEKLVERISREAPAVSFELLPVDDSPDELLRRGDVDFLILPDMFTSSVHSSIALFDEKLVCVGCPTNKQLPQQLTFERYMSMRHVAVRFGRTMKPSIEEWFLLEHGLKRRVEVAVQGFSMIPPMVSGTARIATMPLRLVRHFEKTFPLRVIELPLPFPTFTETLQWPALHNSDPASIWMREIMIQEASRMAAPL; this is encoded by the coding sequence ATGCGTTTCAAAGGACTTGATCTAAATCTCCTCGTTGTGCTCGACGCACTCCTGACGGAGCGTAATCTCTCGGCGGCGGCACGCAGGATCAACCTGAGTCAGCCCGCCATGAGTGCGGCCGTCGCCCGACTGCGCGATTATTTCCGCGATGAACTGTTTACGATAAGAGGTCGCGAACGATTTCTAACCCCGCGTGCGGCAGCATTTGCCCCCGCAGTTCGCGACGCTCTCCAGCACATCCAGTGCTCGATTATTTCTTCGGATCCGTTTGACCCAGCTCGAGCCGATCGCCTCTTCAGGATCATTCTTTCCGATTTCGTCACGCTCGTGTTTTTCGAAAAGCTTGTGGAGCGTATTTCACGGGAAGCCCCCGCCGTCAGCTTCGAACTGCTGCCTGTCGACGATAGCCCCGATGAGCTTCTCCGGCGCGGTGACGTCGATTTTCTAATTCTACCGGATATGTTCACGTCGAGTGTGCATTCAAGCATTGCGCTGTTTGACGAGAAGCTCGTGTGCGTAGGCTGTCCCACAAACAAGCAGCTGCCACAGCAGCTTACATTCGAGAGATACATGTCGATGAGGCACGTCGCGGTCAGGTTCGGGCGTACGATGAAGCCGTCTATCGAGGAATGGTTTTTGCTTGAGCATGGCCTTAAGAGACGTGTCGAGGTCGCCGTGCAGGGCTTCAGCATGATTCCACCTATGGTGTCCGGCACAGCTCGTATAGCGACCATGCCCTTACGGCTGGTCAGGCATTTCGAAAAAACGTTCCCCCTGCGGGTTATCGAACTTCCGCTGCCATTTCCCACATTCACCGAGACCCTCCAATGGCCGGCCCTCCACAATAGCGATCCGGCAAGCATCTGGATGCGGGAGATAATGATACAGGAGGCATCTCGGATGGCTGCCCCGCTGTGA